The Balearica regulorum gibbericeps isolate bBalReg1 chromosome 30, bBalReg1.pri, whole genome shotgun sequence genome includes a window with the following:
- the TRAPPC14 gene encoding trafficking protein particle complex subunit 14 isoform X2 gives MESQCDYFMYFPAVPFAARELLSGEPGRYRALPRRNHLYLGETVRFLLVLRCRPGSGGGTGPGRPPWAELAASLAALASVSPGGTETSGDRDGDPDGTGSGSSPEPTVFRDCRALLTHSQGPPGRPASGIVVTVWKRDTEPPELQEGGGYLNLLQTRAPAHVFRQEQGAFKAQVSTLLTVLPPPVVRCRQLTVSGKYLTVLKVLNGWSQEEISLWDVQILPNFNASYLPVMPDGSVLLVDDVCHHSGEVPVGAFCRVAGAGSACPCALSALEEHNFLFQLQAPERPPEDAKEGLEVPLVAVIQWSTPKLPFTRSIYTHYRLPSIRLERPRFVMTAACDSPVRARQRFTVTYTLLNDLQDFLAVRLVWTPETATAGKKLSGDERRATQAALDAIVCHTPLNNLGYSRKGSALTIRVAFQALRAGLFELSQHMKLKLQFTASVANPPPEARPVSRKSSPSSPAVRDLVERHQAGLGRSQSFSHQQPSRSHLMRSGSVMERRAITPPVGSPVGRPLYLPPEKAVLSLDKIAKRECKVLVVEPVK, from the exons ATGGAGTCGCAGTGCGATTACTTCATGTACTTCCCGGCGGTGCCGTTCGCGGCCCGGGAGCTGCTGTCGGGGGAACCAGGCCGATACCGGGCGTTGCCCCGCCGCAACCACCTCTACCTGGGCGAGACCGTGCGGTTCCTCCTGGTGCTCCGTTGCCGCCCCGGTAGCGGCGGCGGTACCGGGCCGGGTCGGCCACCCTGGGCCGAGCTGGCTGCCTCGCTGGCCGCCCTGGCCAGCGTCAGCCCCGGCGGCACGGAGACCAGCGGGGACCGGGACGGGGACCCAGACGGTACCGGGAGCGGGTCCTCTCCGGAGCCCACCGTCTTCCGGGACTGCCGGGCCCTGCTGACACACAGCCAGGGCCCCCCGGGGCGCCCTGCCTCCGGG atTGTGGTGACAGTGTGGAAAAGGGACACAGAGCCACCGGAGCTGCAGGAGGGCGGTGGGTACCTAAACCTGCTGCAGACGCGGGCGCCTGCGCACGTTTTCCGCCAGGAGCAGGGGGCCTTCAAGGCGCAGG TGAGCACCCTGCTGACCGTGCTGCCCCCGCCCGTGGTGCGATGCCGCCAGCTCACCGTGTCCGGGAAGTACCTCACCGTGCTCAAAG TGCTCAACGGCTGGTCCCAGGAGGAGATCTCGCTGTGGGATGTGCAGATCCTGCCCAACTTCAATGCCAGTTACTTGCCCGTCATGCCCGACGGCTCCGTGCTACTGGTCGATGACGTCTG CCACCACTCAGGCGAGGTGCCTGTGGGTGCCTTCTGCCGCGTGGCCGGTGCCGGCTCGGCCTGTCCCTGCGCCCTCAGCGCCCTTGAGGAGCACAACTTCCTCTTCCAGCTCCAGGCACCTGAGAGGCCCCCTGAGGATGCCAAGGAG GGCTTGGAGGTCCCGCTGGTGGCCGTGATCCAGTGGTCGACGCCGAAACTGCCCTTCACCCGCAGCATCTACACGCATTACCG GCTGCCAAGCATCCGCCTGGAGCGGCCGCGTTTCGTGATGACAGCTGCCTGCGATTCCCCCGTGCGAGCCCGGCAACGTTTCACCGTCACCTACACGCTGCTCAATGACCTGCAGGATTTCTTGGCCGTACGCCTTGTCTGGACGCCCGAGACTGCCACGGCcg GGAAGAAGCTCTCCGGGGATGAACGTCGGGCCACCCAGGCGGCACTGGACGCCATCGTGTGCCACACGCCGCTCAACAACCTGGGCTACTCGCGCAAGGGCAGCGCCCTCACCATCCGCGTGGCCTTCCAGGCTCTGCGGGCCGGACTCTTCGAG CTGTCCCAGCACATGAAGCTGAAGCTGCAGTTCACAGCCAGCGTGGCAAACCCACCTCCTGAAGCTCGGCCTGTGTCGCGGaagagcagccccagcagcccggCCGTGCGGGATCTGGTGGAGCGGCACCAGGCCGGGCTGGGTCGGTCCCAGTCCTTCTCCCATCAGCAGCCATCCCGCAGCCACCTCATGAG GTCAGGCAGCGTGATGGAGCGCCGTGCCATCACCCCGCCGGTGGGGTCCCCTGTGGGGCGTCCCCTCTACCTGCCCCCTGAGAAGGCGGTGCTGTCCCTGGATAAGATTGCCAAGCGGGAGTGCAAGGTGCTGGTCGTGGAGCCCGTCAAGTGA
- the LAMTOR4 gene encoding ragulator complex protein LAMTOR4, whose amino-acid sequence MTTALTQGLERIPDQLGYLVISDGAVLASSGDLENDEQTAAILSELVATACGLRLQRSHDAPFKRLSVVFGEHSLLVTVSGQKLFVVKRQNHVQEPIAV is encoded by the exons ATG ACCACGGCGCTGACCCAGGGACTGGAGCGCATCCCGGACCAGCTGGGCTACCTGGTCATCAGCGACGGGGCCGTGCTGGCG TCGTCGGGCGACCTGGAGAACGATGAGCAGACGGCCGCCATCCTCTCGGAGCTGGTGGCCACGGCCTGTGGGCTGCGGCTCCAGCGCAGCCACGACGCCCCCTTCAAGCGCCTCTCGG TGGTGTTCGGAGAACACTCCCTCCTCGTCACCGTCTCTGGACAGAAGCTCTTCGTGGTGAAGCGGCAGAACCACGTCCAGGAGCCCATCGCCGTCTGA
- the TRAPPC14 gene encoding trafficking protein particle complex subunit 14 isoform X1, giving the protein MESQCDYFMYFPAVPFAARELLSGEPGRYRALPRRNHLYLGETVRFLLVLRCRPGSGGGTGPGRPPWAELAASLAALASVSPGGTETSGDRDGDPDGTGSGSSPEPTVFRDCRALLTHSQGPPGRPASGIPVEDPIVSTDEVIFPLTISLDKLPPGTVKAKIVVTVWKRDTEPPELQEGGGYLNLLQTRAPAHVFRQEQGAFKAQVSTLLTVLPPPVVRCRQLTVSGKYLTVLKVLNGWSQEEISLWDVQILPNFNASYLPVMPDGSVLLVDDVCHHSGEVPVGAFCRVAGAGSACPCALSALEEHNFLFQLQAPERPPEDAKEGLEVPLVAVIQWSTPKLPFTRSIYTHYRLPSIRLERPRFVMTAACDSPVRARQRFTVTYTLLNDLQDFLAVRLVWTPETATAGKKLSGDERRATQAALDAIVCHTPLNNLGYSRKGSALTIRVAFQALRAGLFELSQHMKLKLQFTASVANPPPEARPVSRKSSPSSPAVRDLVERHQAGLGRSQSFSHQQPSRSHLMRSGSVMERRAITPPVGSPVGRPLYLPPEKAVLSLDKIAKRECKVLVVEPVK; this is encoded by the exons ATGGAGTCGCAGTGCGATTACTTCATGTACTTCCCGGCGGTGCCGTTCGCGGCCCGGGAGCTGCTGTCGGGGGAACCAGGCCGATACCGGGCGTTGCCCCGCCGCAACCACCTCTACCTGGGCGAGACCGTGCGGTTCCTCCTGGTGCTCCGTTGCCGCCCCGGTAGCGGCGGCGGTACCGGGCCGGGTCGGCCACCCTGGGCCGAGCTGGCTGCCTCGCTGGCCGCCCTGGCCAGCGTCAGCCCCGGCGGCACGGAGACCAGCGGGGACCGGGACGGGGACCCAGACGGTACCGGGAGCGGGTCCTCTCCGGAGCCCACCGTCTTCCGGGACTGCCGGGCCCTGCTGACACACAGCCAGGGCCCCCCGGGGCGCCCTGCCTCCGGG ATACCGGTGGAGGACCCCATCGTGTCCACGGATGAGGTCATCTTCCCCCTGACCATCTCCCTCGACAAGCTGCCACCTGGCACGGTCAAGGCCAAG atTGTGGTGACAGTGTGGAAAAGGGACACAGAGCCACCGGAGCTGCAGGAGGGCGGTGGGTACCTAAACCTGCTGCAGACGCGGGCGCCTGCGCACGTTTTCCGCCAGGAGCAGGGGGCCTTCAAGGCGCAGG TGAGCACCCTGCTGACCGTGCTGCCCCCGCCCGTGGTGCGATGCCGCCAGCTCACCGTGTCCGGGAAGTACCTCACCGTGCTCAAAG TGCTCAACGGCTGGTCCCAGGAGGAGATCTCGCTGTGGGATGTGCAGATCCTGCCCAACTTCAATGCCAGTTACTTGCCCGTCATGCCCGACGGCTCCGTGCTACTGGTCGATGACGTCTG CCACCACTCAGGCGAGGTGCCTGTGGGTGCCTTCTGCCGCGTGGCCGGTGCCGGCTCGGCCTGTCCCTGCGCCCTCAGCGCCCTTGAGGAGCACAACTTCCTCTTCCAGCTCCAGGCACCTGAGAGGCCCCCTGAGGATGCCAAGGAG GGCTTGGAGGTCCCGCTGGTGGCCGTGATCCAGTGGTCGACGCCGAAACTGCCCTTCACCCGCAGCATCTACACGCATTACCG GCTGCCAAGCATCCGCCTGGAGCGGCCGCGTTTCGTGATGACAGCTGCCTGCGATTCCCCCGTGCGAGCCCGGCAACGTTTCACCGTCACCTACACGCTGCTCAATGACCTGCAGGATTTCTTGGCCGTACGCCTTGTCTGGACGCCCGAGACTGCCACGGCcg GGAAGAAGCTCTCCGGGGATGAACGTCGGGCCACCCAGGCGGCACTGGACGCCATCGTGTGCCACACGCCGCTCAACAACCTGGGCTACTCGCGCAAGGGCAGCGCCCTCACCATCCGCGTGGCCTTCCAGGCTCTGCGGGCCGGACTCTTCGAG CTGTCCCAGCACATGAAGCTGAAGCTGCAGTTCACAGCCAGCGTGGCAAACCCACCTCCTGAAGCTCGGCCTGTGTCGCGGaagagcagccccagcagcccggCCGTGCGGGATCTGGTGGAGCGGCACCAGGCCGGGCTGGGTCGGTCCCAGTCCTTCTCCCATCAGCAGCCATCCCGCAGCCACCTCATGAG GTCAGGCAGCGTGATGGAGCGCCGTGCCATCACCCCGCCGGTGGGGTCCCCTGTGGGGCGTCCCCTCTACCTGCCCCCTGAGAAGGCGGTGCTGTCCCTGGATAAGATTGCCAAGCGGGAGTGCAAGGTGCTGGTCGTGGAGCCCGTCAAGTGA